In Oreochromis aureus strain Israel breed Guangdong linkage group 15, ZZ_aureus, whole genome shotgun sequence, a single genomic region encodes these proteins:
- the LOC116332899 gene encoding uncharacterized protein LOC116332899 codes for MEYKLIMAVSGFPSLYDMNSPTYRDLNMRSDAWRQVAEIVGVPESECRRKWKTLRDQHRRERQREKERRESGIGLFNYRPWRYSSILSFLNPFIDARAAGTNGWALDPQPSQVQVAEMVGCSTTTETRSDDDESYGFAVADATTTTSSSSSSEFPQRKRPPSVGLDPSRPKEAKVEVNSGAAATDDGVQTQQHANMKELFEMMMHSVTSLAATLASSHSSSQTPLLQQDPQSHHRSLPPSWTAARLNQLKTEEPEGDVDELLVQTDDEEEVEEERRPASPRPLRPKRKSVDGLLEEFLRKTEARDAQRERDMEQRDDVTLFLLSLAPAMRRLTAEKQSWVRTKMQQFLHEAEFGTTKFQ; via the exons ATGGAATACAAGCTCATCATGGCGGTCTCTGGCTTCCCGAGTCTCTACGACATGAACTCTCCGACCTACCGGGACCTGAACATGCGGAGCGACGCGTGGCGGCAGGTGGCAGAGATCGTCGGAGTCCCCG AGTCGGAGTGCAGAAGGAAGTGGAAGACGCTGAGAGAccagcacaggagggagaggCAGCGCGAGAAGGAGCGGCGCGAGAGCGGCATCGGGCTCTTTAACTACCGGCCATGGAGGTACTCGTCCATTCTGTCTTTTCTGAATCCATTCATCGACGCCCGGGCAGCCGGCACCAACGGCTGGGCCCTGGACCCACAGCCCTCTCAGGTCCAGGTGGCCGAAATGGTCGGCTGCAGTACGACCACGGAGACACGGAGCGACGACGACGAGAGCTACG gGTTCGCCGTAGCTGACGCGACCACGACGACCTCCTCGTCCTCATCCTCAGAGTTCCCGCAGAGGAAGCGGCCGCCCTCTGTTGGCTTGGACCCTTCCAGGCCCAAAGAAGCAAAGGTTGAGGTGAACTCGGGTGCCGCAGCCACTGACGATGGCGTGCAGACGCAGCAGCACGCCAACATGAAGGAGCTGTTTGAGATGATGATGCACTCGGTGACATCTCTTGCTGCGACCTTAGCTTCATCACACTCTTCCTCGCAGACCCCTCTTTTGCAGCAGGATCCGCAGAGTCATCATCGCAGCCTTCCGCCATCCTGGACAGCGGCGCGGCTGAACCAGCTGAAGACAGAAGAGCCGGAAGGTGACGTGGACGAGCTGCTCGTCCAAACGGAcgatgaggaggaggtggaggaagagcGCCGCCCCGCCTCTCCCAGGCCGCTCCGGCCAAAGAGGAAGAGCGTCGACGGCCTGCTGGAGGAATTCCTGAGGAAAACAGAAGCCAGGGATGCGCAGAGGGAGCGTGACATGGAGCAGAGGGACGACGTGACGCTGTTCCTGTTGAGCCTGGCTCCGGCTATGAGGAGGCTGACAGCAGAGAAACAGTCGTGGGTCAGAACCAAGATGCAGCAGTTTCTGCACGAGGCCGAGTTTGGTACCACAAAGTTCCAGTGA